The Myxocyprinus asiaticus isolate MX2 ecotype Aquarium Trade chromosome 36, UBuf_Myxa_2, whole genome shotgun sequence genome segment tatgtgtgagtgctaatgttagtttttttttgtcatttttgactcTAGATGTTGTTTATGCAACAAAAACATCAACAGAATCAGCTGAATCAAAGGTTGAAAGTTCAACTCAAATTCGAAACTTCAACTAAGCAATTGATTACTCACTTTTTTAtttgttagagtactcgactacaaaattactcaaaattccCATCCCTAATTTGAAGACAACAAAGGATTTCATTGCAACAAAGCAGTCATATATTGTCTATTGTAGTGGTGTTCTAGCTGTATAATCTAGCTATATTTATGGTTTCAGTATTggcccttgaaaaaaaaaaatcagctgaccATAATTCTTTTCTTTGCAGATATGGATTACAAACAATATGTGGATGATTCGTTGATGAGATTTTTTGATCATTGTGAGAGATTTGTTGAAAGTGTCGAAAACAACAAAACGGCGTTGAATGAGGTAAATCGTTTCAAGTCCTCGGTTGAGATGGATGCAGTACGGAAGAAAATAGCCAAGCGCCTTCAGATTCCATACAATCAAATCACCCCAGGTAATTAcagcataataaaacaaaataccacATGTTAATATGAAGCCTATTAAAATAACCAATAAAAAATGCTTcacaataatattttatttcattgtaaGATATGGCGGAGGCAGCTTTCTTTTTGTGCTCCTATGAGTTTGCCATCAAGTCTGAGAATTCGCCCTGGTGTAATCTGCTGGATGAGTCAGATGCTCAAGTATGTATGTTGTTTGGAATTTGGTCATTTCCAGTGGATTCCAATAAATATTACAAAGATTCCAAAGATAATTCTACATGTCAGGTCAATTACATATAATTGATGTTTAATTCAGCATTAATTACCTCTTCAATATTGTTGTAATTACAAAACTATAAAACCATTGCAATTTAGGACATAATGATTGGTTTATATCATAACACTCATAAAAGCTTCATGATCGTGTTTATGGAGCATAGAGTGTAATTCTAGAGTGTCTCCTGAGTTTCTTTAATGGAAATATCTTGGTAAATTATAATGGCAAGCTATGTATATTCTCTGTTTCAATAATGTGTTTTTGGCCCCTTGTCAGGTGCTGGAGTACAAAAATGACCTGAAACAGTACTGGAAGAGAGGATATGGACATGACATCAACTGTAAATCCAGCTGTCCTCTCTTTCATGATATATTCAAGCGTCTTGATAAGGCTGCCTATGACTACAGGTTAGGAGCTTTAGAAGTGGTGTCTTTAAGGTGtattcccccccacccccccaaaacaaaacACTCCACCGATTGTCTCTAATTGAGGATtgctttactttaaaaaaaaaaaaaaaaatgaaaggttgttgaaaatgtatatagtatataaaggGAGTAGTTTCAGTGTAGTTTGTTCATTTCTTTGCAGTCTGCCATTGTTGGATTTCATATGAAATATAACAGTGTGTAAagatgtattaatatatttttgtattctcTTTTGAAATCCACCAGTTTCGGGGACGTAAAAAAAACTGCCACCATCCAGGTTGGTCATGGTGAGACCTTGCTGCCTCTCCTCTCTCTGATGGGCTTTTTTAAGGATGAAAAACCTCTGACAGCGGAGAACTTCTCATTGCAGCACAACCGCAAGTTCCGCACCAGTCAGATTGTACCTTATGCTGCAAATCTAGTCTTTGTCCTGTATGAATGCACTGAAGGACTCCGAGTACAGTTGTTTCTCAATGAGAAGCCCATGAATTTTCCCAATATGAACCGCTCTGCTCCATTGTATGAAACAGTCATAAAGCATTACTCAGAGCTCCTTCATGGCTGTGATTTTAATAAGGAatgtgacttgcctcaatcaaACCTTAGGAACACTGAGCTGTGAGTCAGGTTATAAATTAGGAATTTCAGGGATCAATCACTGTGTGCTTGAGAAATGCTTtgtgaaatgtgatttttttttttactacaatgaCTCTATATATGCATTATACTTTTGATTCTCttcagaaatgtttattttttattttataattagaggtccaatttattattttatttatacagctTACCAAATTAAATATATAGAGCATATTTGTGTTTAAAgagattttcattgttttttcagAGTTCTTTCTTGTGTATAAATTCCACTTTCTTCCTAAACTTGTTTTATTTGCCAAAGTACTCAAGAGAAATGTTGTTGTAAGGTGCCAAATATATTCTTTTCTTTGTATTGAAAGTAATTTAaagcttatttattttaatagCTCTGTGCATTTTCCAAATATATCACTTTTTTCAACAACTAAAATTTATTCTAGTTTCTGTAAAATGGACTTTCAAAAAATTTATCTTTCACGTCATTCGTCTtgctattttaaagaaagaccctaatgttgtcattactggaaaaatcaagttgtcttaattaaacatttcttGAAATGTTAAGTCTCTTAACTCAAATACCTGTTTCTTGAActcatttatcttaaaaatcGATTTTATGTGTTAATAACTCAAGATTGAGTACATAATTGAGGCTAGGGGGAATACcccaaattatttaattattattgttattattgatattaataaaattgaattatttgattgttttcttgGTCAGAAGGAACTGCATTTAAATAGTTTatagagattttagctctttatagatttatttgttattttgttgcaaatagttgttttatgTGATGACACCATAaaggtgatctgtgtcccctttgatCAAGTTAAACCCCGTAAACTCGTtttcagttctccttgtgcatgtgcaactgaagtacaggcatatatgcatttctgtggagaaataagttaaggattgacctagaatcagttataatattctttatttgagctgtgttattgtatgtgctaaaattaagtagaaacaacaatatttaagtagCAAATCTGAGGCAAGTCTACTTGcttctagttaccttaacttaaatagttaagatcattctatatgaacaccaagttaagtgaacttaaacaCACAGATTTAGGAGAAGCAATGACTCAATTtaattgagggaatgagtttactcaatcagttgAGTAGTCagcttttcaaggttttcagtggAGGTCTCATGAAGAAATGTCACTTTGTTACACAAaggatataataataaaaataataaaattacattacataaaaatgtatttgtcatgaAAATTTTACAAATACTATATAGATTTCACTTTGTGCTGTAGGCTACGATAGCCTATTTGCACATGCTCTGTGTTGAAAAGGTGTAAAGTAGCAACTTGAATCATAGAGAGATGAGTCTTTTTTAAATTCTGCCTTACACTTTTgtcatttctttattattattattcaatgcCACAAAAGCATAGAAAAGAGGTAtttagggcctgggtagctcagcgagttttgacgctgactaccacccctggagttgcgagttcgaatcaagggcgcgctgagtgactccagccaggtctcctaagcaaccaaattggcccggttgctagggagggtagagttacatggggtaacctcctcgtggttgtgattagtggttctcgctctcaatggggcacgtggtaagttgtgcgtggatcgcggagagtagcatgagcctccacatgctgtgagtctccgcagcgtcatgcacaacgagtcacgtaataagatgcgcagattgacggtctcagaagcggaggcaactgagacttgttctccgccacccggactgaggtgagtaaccacgccacctactaagcagtgggaattgggcattccaaactgggagaaaaggggataaaaaaaaatataatacaaataaaagagGTATTTATAACATAGTCACATTAATTACATCATTAACATTACCAGAGAAAATCATTTTACATAAAATGCAATTACTTTATGAAGTTAaatgttttaagtgtttttgttgttttttccccctgaaagtttaaaggaatagttcacccaaaaaggaaaattctctcatcatttactcactctcatgttatatcagatgtgtatgactttctttcttcttctgaacacaaatgaaggtttttagaagaatatctcagctctgtaggtccattcaatgcaagtgaatggtggccagaactttgaaggtccaaaaaagcacataaaggcagcataaaagtaatccatatgactccatacataaatccatgtcttcaaaagcgatataataggtgtggttgagggAAACATATTCTTCATGCTCattgtcacctactgggcagggaggagaatttatagtaaaaaaggacttaaatgttgatcagtttttcacccacaactatcatatcacttctgaagaaatggatttaaccactgtagtcttatgaattacttttatgctgtctttatgtgctttttggaccttcaaagttctggtcaccattcacttgcattgtatggaccaacagaactgagatgttcttctaaaaatcataatttgtgttcggcagaagaaagaaagtcatacacatctgggatgacatgagggtgagtaaatgattttgagCCTggagaattattcctttaagattcgATTCGATGTCATTGATAAAATGTGAGAAATGTGGTTcacagattatttatttttcttgtgtAGCCTTGTATTTGCCCAGTATAAGTTCAAAAGATTTCAAAATAAGATTTTAAAAACCAAATATCAATTTATACACCAATTCGTATCACATATAGCGTTTTTCTCTCAATATAAGTTTCAGTCTCGCAAGTGTTGTGATTGTGACGTGGGCAGCGCCACGCGGATCTCTGAAGATGGTGGGAGGAGGATTTCAGGAAGAGCGCTGAGTGCTACGTGTGCaaaaacttctaacttcaacaaACTTTACTTTCTTTCTCTTTGCCTAAATAAAGGCTTACATCTCTAGAAAGAGTCGGACAGCGTTGTGGCATTATGTCTGGGATGAAAAAGCAGAAAACGGTAGGTTTGCACATGTTCGGCTTTTTCTCATTGAACTATAAAATGTTGTATCGCACACCAATTGCGGAATGTCACCAGATTTAAAAGAGAATATGGACTCGTCTTTTGCATCACAAATAATGCCATCCGTCGCGTTTACTGCGTTTACACAATGTATTTCTTTTAAAAACGGTTTGTtgtgaaaatgttacatttagcCTATGCAACAGCCAAGTAAAGAATAGTTGCTTGAGTTTACTGATCAGTTCAAGTTAGGGAACTAGGATAAATATGGTGTGACCGCAACTCCAAGCGAACAGAAGTGTTTGATAATGTTTCTGGTGTGCTGCTTATGTAaatgttaattgtttttaatttgagggGAATGTATGACTGGTGTTGTCTTGGGAAGTTTTGTTTAACTTATATGGAACTATTAAATGGATGTTTCTTCAGCTTCGGGCACTTTTATGtcccaacttttttctttttctttttgtcataTGAAGGTTTAGGCAGATTAGCATTTTTCACCAGgccttaataatttatttttggtactttttaaatgccttttatgtatacatgttattgttttagccttgtcccagacccagctcAATATTAAACTGTGACaatcaataataaaaattcaaaaataattaatttcaataaattaaatatttattatgtgGAAAGGATGTCTatgataataaatatataataaatatatatgtaatgaCTGTCCCACTGTTTTGGCACCACACCAAACAACTTTGCACTAAAATTACTTACTAATCAAGCCAACAAAAGAGCAtcataaaaggaatattctgggttcaatacaagttcatctcaatcaacagcatttgtggcataatgttgattaccacaaaaattgatttttatccctccttttcttaaaaaaaaaaaaagaagcaaaaatcgaggctacagtgaggcacttactatggaagtgaatggacatttacacagaaaaggttagtaagcaattttgtcacactaaatcatgtttacatgcatattgtggctatacttctgaaacagtgagtatttcaacgttcaaaaattggccccatttacttccattgtaagtgcctcactgtaacccaaatttgtgcttttttttttccacccctttttccccccctttttctccccaatttggaatgcccaattctcaatgcactctaagtccttgtggtggcggaggacgaatcttagttgcctctgtgtctgagaccgtcaatcgtgcatcttatcatgtggcttgttgagcgtgttaccgcggagatgtagcacgtgtggaggcttcacactgttctctgtggcatccacacacaactcaccacgcgccccactgagagcaagaaccacattatagtgaccacaaggaggttaccccatgtgactctaccctccctagcaaccgggccaatttggttgcttaggagacctggctggagtcactcagcacgccctggatttgaactcatg includes the following:
- the minpp1b gene encoding multiple inositol polyphosphate phosphatase 1b → MKIDYLLINFIITSVSITMVRLSFSKLARPTTIPAIAHYFGTKGRYEEVNPHLLDDLLFVNRSLLGPPSQDCHAIHLVSVIRHGTRYPTTKNVKKIAGLFDLVASEAAGSALWLNDIKNKWKMWYTEDMDGRLVEKGRDDHRYLAMRLAHLFPTLISEENLRANRIEFITSSKHRCVDSITAFQEGLHRLWDVQDMDYKQYVDDSLMRFFDHCERFVESVENNKTALNEVNRFKSSVEMDAVRKKIAKRLQIPYNQITPDMAEAAFFLCSYEFAIKSENSPWCNLLDESDAQVLEYKNDLKQYWKRGYGHDINCKSSCPLFHDIFKRLDKAAYDYSFGDVKKTATIQVGHGETLLPLLSLMGFFKDEKPLTAENFSLQHNRKFRTSQIVPYAANLVFVLYECTEGLRVQLFLNEKPMNFPNMNRSAPLYETVIKHYSELLHGCDFNKECDLPQSNLRNTEL